In Thermorudis peleae, a genomic segment contains:
- a CDS encoding CDP-archaeol synthase: MLLQRFISALGILAITVIGVLAGSWVLTLLLTLIGWGALRELHRALAAYDLAPFRSLASVLLLALMLIIWQVPDTALLLLGLSLTVMLPMIVSFREDTVHAIQRATATTMCTLYLALPLGAALALRATSEGAIAPWIYRIAGWIGDATSAPGLAWLTWAIAVTWLTDVGAYIGGSILGGPKLAPRLSPGKTWAGAVSGTVCGSLTGWIVATVTALPLAWPMAFASSMVLSVIGQLGDLAESLLKRALGVKDMGTILPGHGGILDRIDALLFTFPVALAIAWWATGR; the protein is encoded by the coding sequence ATGCTTCTTCAACGCTTTATCAGTGCACTCGGCATTCTCGCCATCACGGTCATCGGTGTGCTTGCAGGGAGTTGGGTTCTTACACTCTTGCTGACCCTCATCGGTTGGGGAGCACTGCGCGAACTTCACCGTGCCCTTGCAGCGTACGACCTCGCCCCGTTTCGGAGTCTTGCAAGTGTGCTGCTCCTTGCCTTAATGCTCATCATCTGGCAGGTTCCAGATACTGCACTCTTGCTGCTTGGATTGAGTTTGACCGTGATGCTTCCGATGATCGTAAGCTTCCGTGAAGATACTGTCCACGCAATCCAGCGAGCGACTGCGACGACGATGTGCACACTTTACCTTGCGCTACCTCTTGGTGCTGCTCTGGCTTTACGTGCGACAAGCGAAGGGGCTATTGCTCCCTGGATTTATCGCATCGCTGGCTGGATTGGTGATGCCACAAGCGCTCCTGGCTTAGCATGGTTAACCTGGGCAATTGCCGTCACATGGCTTACTGACGTTGGCGCCTACATTGGCGGTTCAATTCTTGGTGGGCCGAAGCTTGCCCCACGACTGAGTCCAGGGAAAACGTGGGCAGGCGCTGTTAGTGGCACAGTCTGCGGCAGTCTAACCGGCTGGATCGTTGCAACAGTAACTGCACTGCCCTTAGCTTGGCCAATGGCTTTCGCGAGCAGTATGGTCTTAAGTGTTATTGGCCAACTCGGTGACCTTGCTGAATCACTCCTCAAGCGAGCACTTGGCGTAAAAGATATGGGAACGATTCTTCCGGGACATGGCGGTATTCTCGACCGGATCGACGCATTGCTTTTTACCTTTCCCGTAGCACTCGCCATTGCATGGTGGGCAACAGGGAGATAG
- a CDS encoding isoprenyl transferase gives MTFSKSRSTSLLDAAHSHPNNAPQLQPLTPPRRGVPRHVAIIMDGNGRWATRRGLPRIAGHQAGTENIRRITEKAAELGILYLTLWAFSTENWRRPREEVEGLMQILSDAIVRETPELHRQGAQLRHIGSLEGLTPELQQQIRDAIELTRHNRRIILTIAFNYGGRAELVHAIRRMIADGVHPHEVTEELVSRYLYTADMPDPDLIIRTSGELRTSNFLLWQAAYAEYYFTPTLWPDFTPDELEQAVRDYQQRERRFGGLEPIQPPEVP, from the coding sequence ATGACATTCTCGAAGTCTAGGAGCACCTCACTCCTGGATGCGGCGCATTCGCATCCCAACAATGCGCCACAGTTGCAGCCGCTTACGCCTCCTCGGCGTGGAGTTCCTCGCCATGTTGCCATTATCATGGACGGTAACGGGCGCTGGGCAACGCGCCGAGGATTGCCGCGCATTGCTGGACATCAGGCTGGTACCGAGAACATCCGTCGGATTACCGAAAAAGCAGCAGAGCTTGGCATTCTCTACTTGACGCTCTGGGCATTCTCAACGGAGAACTGGCGCCGGCCTCGCGAAGAGGTCGAGGGGCTCATGCAAATTCTCAGTGACGCAATTGTGCGCGAGACTCCCGAACTCCATCGCCAAGGAGCTCAACTACGACACATCGGCAGCCTTGAAGGGCTTACTCCTGAGCTCCAGCAGCAAATTCGCGACGCGATCGAACTCACACGACACAATCGGCGCATCATTCTGACCATCGCCTTCAACTACGGTGGTCGTGCTGAGCTTGTTCATGCTATCCGTCGCATGATTGCAGATGGCGTTCATCCCCATGAGGTGACCGAGGAACTTGTTAGCCGCTATCTGTATACTGCTGATATGCCTGATCCCGATTTAATTATTCGCACCTCCGGCGAATTGCGAACCAGTAACTTCCTGCTCTGGCAGGCAGCCTATGCCGAGTACTATTTCACCCCCACCCTCTGGCCTGATTTCACCCCCGATGAACTTGAGCAAGCCGTCCGAGACTATCAGCAACGCGAGCGTCGTTTCGGGGGGCTGGAGCCAATTCAGCCTCCTGAAGTACCATGA
- the frr gene encoding ribosome recycling factor, translated as MLEDIFKDAEQRMKKSLDILRQELAGIRAGRASPALIEHIEVNYYGTPTPLNQLATITAPEPRMLVVQPWDRNAVSAIDKALRSSELGLNPAVDGQILRIALPPLTEERRRTLVKLVKEHVEEAKVAIRNIRRDALTHIKTMQKNKEISEDEERRAEERLQQLTDRYINEAEKLGKQKEHDILEV; from the coding sequence ATGCTAGAGGACATCTTCAAAGACGCCGAACAGCGAATGAAGAAGAGCCTGGATATTCTTCGACAAGAACTTGCCGGCATCCGGGCTGGTCGGGCATCGCCTGCACTGATTGAGCACATCGAAGTCAATTACTACGGCACGCCGACACCCCTGAACCAACTGGCTACCATTACGGCCCCCGAACCACGCATGCTTGTTGTGCAACCATGGGATCGTAATGCCGTAAGTGCCATCGATAAGGCATTGCGAAGTTCGGAACTCGGCCTGAATCCCGCCGTTGATGGTCAAATTTTGCGGATTGCTCTTCCACCACTCACTGAAGAACGCCGCCGAACGCTGGTAAAACTGGTGAAAGAGCATGTTGAGGAAGCCAAAGTCGCCATTCGTAACATTCGCCGAGATGCGCTGACGCATATTAAGACCATGCAGAAAAACAAAGAGATTAGCGAAGACGAAGAGCGGAGAGCGGAAGAGCGGCTTCAGCAATTAACAGATCGGTATATCAACGAGGCGGAGAAACTCGGGAAGCAGAAAGAACATGACATTCTCGAAGTCTAG
- the pyrH gene encoding UMP kinase — protein MWESERKTAPARIYDRILLKLSGEALMGQAGYGIDPDVVQALAREIARVAARGIQLAIVVGGGNIWRGIAASTRGMDRATADYMGMLATIINALALQDALEHLGIVTRVQTAIEMHQVAEPYIRRRAIRHMEKGRIVILAGGTGNPYFTTDTAAALRAIELGAQVLLMGKNNIDGVYDDDPKRNPQARRFHVISHQEAIERNLRVMDQSALALCRENGLPIIVFDVLKPGNIEKAALGYEVGTLVR, from the coding sequence ATGTGGGAGAGCGAGCGCAAAACGGCGCCAGCGCGTATCTACGACCGCATTCTCCTCAAGCTCTCCGGCGAAGCGCTGATGGGTCAAGCAGGCTATGGCATTGATCCAGATGTTGTCCAAGCGCTCGCCCGTGAGATCGCTCGGGTCGCCGCTCGTGGGATTCAGCTCGCTATTGTCGTCGGCGGTGGCAATATCTGGCGTGGTATAGCAGCCAGTACACGGGGGATGGACCGTGCCACCGCCGATTATATGGGGATGTTGGCCACGATTATTAACGCGCTTGCTCTGCAGGACGCTCTTGAACATCTTGGCATTGTCACGCGCGTGCAAACCGCTATTGAAATGCATCAGGTTGCTGAACCGTACATCCGCCGCCGTGCAATTCGCCATATGGAAAAAGGCCGCATTGTCATCCTCGCTGGTGGTACGGGCAATCCATACTTTACGACTGATACGGCAGCAGCCTTGCGCGCGATTGAACTTGGCGCACAAGTGCTGCTTATGGGCAAGAACAATATCGACGGTGTGTATGACGATGACCCGAAACGCAACCCACAAGCTCGGCGCTTCCATGTCATCTCACACCAGGAAGCGATCGAGCGCAACCTACGCGTTATGGATCAGTCCGCACTTGCACTCTGCCGAGAAAACGGCTTGCCGATCATTGTCTTCGACGTCCTGAAGCCAGGTAACATTGAAAAAGCGGCGCTAGGCTACGAGGTTGGGACGTTAGTGCGCTAG
- a CDS encoding translation elongation factor Ts — protein MIKALRDRTGAGIMDAKRALEESGGDMERAAAILRQQGLLRAEKKAGRATAQGVIDAYIHGGGRIGALIELNCETDFVARTEEFRQLAHDLAMQVAATSPRYVSPDEVPAEERARGAEEAGSEEAYVSRVALLAQPFIKDPSKTIGELIKEAIARFGENIRVRRFARFELGVDETGA, from the coding sequence ATGATCAAGGCGCTCCGCGATCGAACTGGTGCAGGGATTATGGACGCCAAACGCGCGCTCGAAGAAAGCGGCGGCGATATGGAGCGTGCAGCAGCGATCCTGCGCCAACAAGGACTCCTCCGTGCCGAGAAGAAGGCGGGGCGAGCCACAGCACAAGGTGTTATTGATGCGTATATTCACGGTGGTGGACGTATTGGTGCGCTGATCGAACTGAACTGTGAAACTGACTTTGTCGCACGCACGGAGGAATTTCGCCAGCTTGCTCACGATCTTGCGATGCAAGTCGCTGCGACATCGCCACGCTATGTTTCTCCGGACGAGGTTCCGGCAGAAGAACGAGCGCGCGGGGCTGAAGAAGCCGGCAGTGAAGAAGCATATGTGTCTCGCGTTGCCCTGCTTGCTCAGCCATTTATTAAGGACCCCTCAAAGACGATTGGTGAACTGATCAAAGAAGCAATTGCACGATTCGGCGAGAATATCCGGGTTCGTCGCTTTGCTCGGTTCGAACTTGGTGTTGATGAGACCGGTGCCTAG